The following proteins are co-located in the Penaeus vannamei isolate JL-2024 chromosome 34, ASM4276789v1, whole genome shotgun sequence genome:
- the LOC113802497 gene encoding serine-rich adhesin for platelets isoform X1 yields the protein MEERLNQMSAVLQAMQKTLECNICLDLMNKPLTTKCGHSFCSECIHQVVKGPRSSAQCPLCMTNITRRSLGHNNKITNLVIAVRKIIASIKKDCCFEVTPSKYRPRPRPVISPEDDDSENEENDEPRRGTRKRGVTSHYNPEVHVPKPRAKSAKQRILATDNGQELSLHTDVRSDRFLKSEEGGTDQNRAVVDVISQEHSYSSPTKQEPVVRTSLIPTISRGRGGRGGVSLRGKSKMTSTSLKGKADAHMSGKPFGNGMKTGPSTYSTKKAEQQLEKNLLSVSQQDNGCIFPGEAMVSVQEDTDHLSKKLGRVEPADKVANWLTTSSEVGFRIGVTQSTDTLSTESEDNQLYQKAKDKGPSNSKLIEPKVNVMKKGNKKFIYPNEGTELSESKSATTTSSSQSVKKFFKLKVNEVVSSTLTESHLPIVKHDAKHDQSMLPQASSDDPYSFIPSQKTPKQLKTVEKRGQEVKSRARGMLKMSRGRVRGRGRGRGLIQAESSSTEPAGIFDESCVSTVDTTMLKQSTPLAKVNKMKQDIDISVIRPPDTVINFADNEPLPSVIVQTHADIEDDYGIPDSCPVNTKDEFDVLVSEAKDVCKTTPQGTQQIDGPEIDAEADLLFVTPAQGPDQPLDIITGKPKSAEDPSQQANTEAGCRTKKKRASDDSDSGNERSKRARVKKSSSSSGSDAESTQSSKKSKTKAEKAKEEVEALCSMFEEIEDHTLSTVSLVEAEKDNKKQEKEKEESMRSNISVFDKTLENTKLNRSIASTEGGKSAMPPPKAPVRNKKVKFHDSLEENSAPSTSKDSLSSVATRSAGKKTIPRISHNARYASEMKLVEPSKNLAVSVSVKDTKSPGWSHVAGARKDLKTRHTSLNITGGEQRNINDSRTEGGTSVLSSKIAPSSEESEVSIDDQTQDYDVEHLCSSQSKKERVKKLKEIVSQLNKPEEESETVATHGNNVNSKETKPAIKESDSEKNKLGVQELNKGSKSAVKEISGGEIKNFSTEVSSKNTKSADKEKEVRSKLIKSGTKDASDKESKSFGKKEDTYENESTVKQIKSKENRCDTKLVLPPTACTTSIESKAAQKQGIDEKPKENSCHSSALLNPAETEPFDCTEEPTRKSSVSSSSSDSTSNQVKGRLKRPTRAEQRNITSRLSRTSARQLNSSSSKLSRKTFSLSVNTQDLSTLHSDYEILSSLEDTEKPNCVPDPSGQKLVTSSNKVPEALKPKKSASTSSETSSVISKPRPPHHAMSSSTASDLLDNEKDKKDISPPATSLPTEATYSNQLVSEDSKVIPFRSVGPLCSKRCDEAGKGEAVALVGSTNRDLCLHAIPCEVYQVLMKYMTLLVTQQDNHSVCCGSSNLPKLLNSKEVQTSPMSEATEEKMHVEKKLQLKSSDSTSLVKPNSESDSQVIPNSCETQEMDIAIPLPASIGVKTKARKDAAADTETVVEAENDRSNLICLREEENKDTVTVKSALSSEISLDKNCLMPQKKKFDNASSSQNSDSQSSQMSTSLLAAPDVIETKHGRLTRSTNSSGDANSQAGEGRSVEKYDRGQHASQKVKERAGVGKTMVSKNNLVEVEKENLKNDSTLPVAISRPRRKPLQSGQPVIENIMSQLTKEEKRQVAEKIELSQIQNQSSHNIQKSLSTQNRPANSKPLFMSDESSHASRKQKDVLTVGSKNLEEEQEESDSDSPLKASLESKRQTFKRIRRPSSGSSSDDSDSDSVQPRKRKAKTISSSDSIQMSGRFKEGKSKENLEQHQLDSEEMRDLERLDKNVWEFFGHPDEDLLTNKDDDDKSSHVSIDDPSQKKDIIEFENDALVPSLPSDEDIPSTEDVMRNVQMDMDLVKKMRQQGQGDPEVISLISQEIQETAPSTQKPTFSASTKSLFNKVDKNLTKAEDLLCSGNSLFGGIVTPVDEPKSNSTKTTTVGNTRTKSNKEKAEMVDESDRDTEEDTENMSHSSAYSSQSEAISTQKREEVKDEVEMLKARVRELEAVVKKKETEESAKRNEDPEDDVLPPTCPTEISDTESEELFSSLPDLTACTQPKLPVSGFEKKTTKLSMSGPPMLVCTGLNSSELSKVQDLVNKLAPPGTKLMKSWVDGITHVVVKTDADRMAQRTLKYLYGVANGCWVVMLEWILDSITLKQLQNEEEYEVLDCTGVPGPHRARTTITPLFHGCEFYLIPPFMDVTLEQLQEMLEQCGARVVDSLQKFSQSKQSLKLIVLQTDGDHETDNIWKKHKKVCVAHDWIIECIGMYARICISPYIIGSPSQSHIVASNLPYALMQETQEL from the exons ATGGAGGAGCGACTCAACCAAATGAGTGCTGTGCTCCAGGCCATGCAGAAAACTTTGGAGTGTAATATATG CCTTGATTTGATGAACAAGCCGCTGACAACAAAATGTGGACACTCCTTCTGTTCAGAGTGTATTCATCAAGTGGTAAAAGGCCCACGGAGCTCGGCACAATGTCCTTTGTGTATGACTAACATCACTCGTCGTTCTCTTGGTCACAATAATAAAATTACTAATTTAGTGATTGCTGTGAGGAAGATAATTGCAAGCATTAAGAAGGATTGCTGCTTTGAAG TAACGCCCTCAAAATATAGACCAAGACCTCGTCCTGTTATCAGTCCTGAAGATGATGATTctgaaaatgaagagaatgacGAGCCGAGAAGAGGAACCCGCAAGAGGGGTGTCACTAGCCACTACAACCCTGAGGTGCATGTGCCAAAGCCCAGGGCCAAGTCAGCAAAGCAGAGAATTCTGGCCACAGATAATGGCCAAG AGCTGAGTCTTCACACTGATGTGAGGTCAGACAGGTTTCTTAAGAGTGAAGAGGGTGGCACAGATCAAAACCGTGCTGTAGTGGATGTCATCTCCCAGGAGCACTCCTACTCGTCCCCTACCAAGCAGGAGCCAGTGGTGAGAACTAGTCTCATCCCAACCATAAGCCGAGGGAGAGGTGGTAGAGGGGGAGTGTCGCTGAGAGGAAAGAGTAAAATGACATCCACAAGTCTCAAGGGAAAGGCTGATGCTCACATGTCAGGGAAGCCTTTTGGGAATGGCATGAAAACTGGGCCTTCCACATACAGCACTAAGAAAGCTGAACAGCAATTGGAGAAGAATCTGTTATCTGTTAGCCAACAAGACAATGGCTGCATATTCCCTGGTGAGGCAATGGTGTCTGTACAAGAAGATACTGACCATTTAAGTAAAAAATTGGGTAGGGTAGAACCAGCTGACAAAGTAGCAAATTGGTTAACCACCAGTAGCGAAGTGGGATTCCGCATTGGGGTGACACAGTCGACAGACACTCTCTCCACAGAATCTGAGGACAATCAGTTATATCAGAAAGCTAAGGATAAAGGCCCCTCTAATTCCAAGCTTATTGAACCTAAGGTGAATGTAATGAAAAAGGGTAATAAAAAATTTATTTATCCTAATGAAGGCACAGAACTTTCAGAAAGCAAGAGTGCAACAACTACCTCATCTTCTCAGTCTGTGAAGAAATTTTTTAAGTTAAAGGTAAATGAggtagtttcttcaacattaacAGAGAGCCACCTACCTATAGTGAAACATGATGCAAAACATGATCAGTCAATGCTCCCACAGGCAAGTTCAGATGATCCATATAGTTTTATTCCCAGCCAGAAAACGCCCAAACAGTTGAAGACTGTTGAAAAGCGAGGGCAGGAAGTCAAGTCAAGAGCAAGGGGGATGCTCAAAATGAGTCGTggtagagtaagagggagagggagagggagaggtctgATCCAAGCAGAATCAAGTTCAACAGAGCCTGCTGGAATTTTTGATGAGTCCTGTGTAAGTACTGTTGATACAACTATGCTTAAACAGAGCACTCCCCTGGCCAAAGTGAATAAAATGAAACAAGATATTGATATCAGTGTGATTAGACCCCCAGATACTGTCATTAATTTTGCTGACAATGAGCCACTGCCATCCGTTATTGTACAGACTCATGCAGACATTGAGGATGACTATGGAATTCCAGACAGCTGTCCCGTCAACACAAAGGATGAGTTTGATGTCCTTGTGTCAGAGGCAAAAGATGTCTGCAAAACTACCCCTCAAGGTACTCAGCAAATTGATGGACCAGAAATAGATGCTGAAGCAGATCTCCTTTTTGTGACTCCTGCTCAGGGGCCAGACCAACCCCTTGACATCATTACAGGGAAGCCTAAATCTGCCGAGGATCCAAGCCAACAGGCCAACACTGAGGCTGGATGTAGAACCAAAAAGAAGCGGGCAAGTGACGACAGTGACAGTGGGAATGAGCGCAGTAAGAGAGCCAGAGTAAAGAAGTCCAGCAGCAGTAGTGGGTCAGATGCAGAAAGCACACAGAGttcaaagaaaagcaaaacaaaagcagaaaaggCCAAAGAAGAGGTTGAAGCTTTGTGTTCGATGTTTGAAGAGATTGAGGATCACACTCTAAGCACAGTATCATTGGTAGAAGcagagaaagacaacaaaaagcaagagaaggaaaaagaggagagtatGAGGTCAAATATATCAGTATTTGATAAAACACTGGAAAACACCAAGCTAAATAGATCCATAGCCAGCACAGAGGGTGGTAAGAGTGCCATGCCGCCTCCCAAAGCTCCAGTAAGAAACAAGAAAGTCAAGTTCCACGATAGTTTAGAAGAGAATAGTGCTCCAAGTACTTCCAAAGACAGTTTGTCAAGTGTAGCAACTAGGTCAGCAGGGAAAAAAACAATCCCTAGAATTTCCCACAATGCCCGTTATGCATCAGAAATGAAGTTAGTAGAACCCAGTAAGAATTTAGCTGTGTCTGTAAGTGTGAAAGACACAAAGTCACCTGGATGGTCACATGTAGCTGGTGCCAGGAAAGATTTAAAAACACGCCACACTAGCCTAAATATTACTGGAGGAGAGCAACGTAATATAAATGATTCAAGAACGGAAGGAGGAACATCTGTACTTTCTAGCAAGATAGCTCCCTCTTCTGAAGAATCAGAAGTCTCAATAGATGACCAAACCCAAGACTATGATGTGGAGCACCTTTGCTCTTCTcaaagtaagaaggagagagtcAAAAAACTCAAAGAAATTGTATCTCAGTTAAATAAAcctgaggaggagagtgagacagTTGCAACACAtggaaataatgttaatagcaaagAAACAAAACCTGCCATCAAGGAAAGTGATAGTGAGAAAAATAAACTTGGTGTCCAAGAATTGAACAAGGGAAGTAAGTCTGCAGTGAAGGAAATTAGTGGTGGAGAAATAAAAAACTTTAGCACTGAGGTCAGTAGCAAAAACACTAAATCTgctgacaaagaaaaagaagtaaggagTAAACTGATTAAATCTGGAACTAAAGATGCTTCTGACAAAGAGTCAAAATCTtttggaaagaaagaggatacaTATGAGAATGAATCAACTGTAAAGCaaataaagagtaaagaaaatagaTGTGACACAAAATTAGTTCTACCTCCAACAGCCTGTACTACAAGCATTGAAAGCAAAGCAGCACAGAAACAAGGCATAGATGAAAAGCCAAAGGAAAATAGCTGTCATTCATCAGCACTCCTCAATCCAGCAGAAACTGAGCCTTTTGATTGCACTGAAGAACCTACAAGGAAGTCCTCAGTGAGTAGCAGTTCCTCAGACTCAACTTCAAATCAGGTAAAGGGAAGATTAAAGAGGCCAACCCGAGCTGAACAAAGAAATATCACCTCAAGGCTTTCCAGGACTTCTGCCAGACAGCTAAACTCAAGCTCATCCAAGTTGTCTAGAAAGACCTTTTCTCTGAGTGTAAACACCCAAGATCTATCCACTTTACATAGCGACTATGAGATTCTCAGCTCGCTTGAAGATACTGAAAAACCTAACTGTGTGCCGGATCCATCAGGACAAAAGTTAGTGACTTCGAGCAACAAGGTGCCAGAAGCTCTCAAACCAAAGAAAAGTGCTTCCACCTCATCAGAAACTTCTTCAGTTATAAGTAAACCTCGGCCACCCCATCATGCTATGAGTTCAAGCACAGCATCAGATCTGTTagacaatgaaaaagataaaaaagacatttCACCACCCGCCACCTCTTTGCCAACAGAAGCAACTTACAGCAATCAACTGGTGTCTGAGGATTCAAAAGTTATACCTTTCAGATCTGTTGGGCCACTCTGTTCCAAAAG ATGTGATGAAGCAGGGAAAGGAGAAGCTGTTGCATTGGTGGGCAGCACAAATCGTGATCTGTGTCTCCATGCTATCCCATGTGAAGTGTACCAGGTGCTCATGAAATATATGACTCTTTTGGTAACACAACAGGATAATCACAG TGTCTGCTGTGGCAGTTCAAACCTGCCCAAATTACTGAATTCTAAGGAGGTACAAACCAGTCCTATGTCTGAAGCCACTGAGGAGAAAATGCATGTAGAAAAGAAATTACAGTTAAAATCCAGTGATAGCACCTCCCTCGTTAAGCCCAACTCTGAGAGTGACAGTCAGGTGATTCCTAATAGCTGTGAGACTCAGGAAATGGACATAGCAATTCCTCTGCCAGCTTCTATTGGAGTGAAGACAAAAGCTAGAAAAGATGCTGCTGCTGACACAGAaacagtagtagaagcagaaaatGACAGAAGTAACTTGATTTGtttaagagaagaggaaaataaagacacGGTCACAGTGAAGAGTGCTCTGTCATCAGAAATTTCCCTTGATAAGAACTGTTTGATGCCTCAGAAAAAGAAGTTTGATAATGCATCCTCAAGTCAGAATAGTGACTCCCAGAGTTCTCAGATGTCAACCAGCTTGTTAGCTGCTCCAGATGTCATTGAAACTAAACATGGTAGGCTCACTAGAAGCACAAATAGTTCAGGTGATGCAAATAGCCAAGCAGGGGAAGGTAGGTCAGTAGAAAAATATGACAGGGGGCAGCATGCAAGTCAGAAAGTCAAGGAAAGAGCTGGTGTAGGCAAAACGATGGTGAGCAAGAATAACTTGGTCGAGGtggaaaaggaaaatttaaagAATGATAGCACTTTACCTGTTGCCATTAGCAGGCCAAGAAGAAAGCCTCTCCAATCAGGTCAGCCAGTCATAGAAAATATCATGTCACAGTtaaccaaagaagaaaagagacaagtaGCGGAAAAGATTGAATTGTCACAAATTCAGAACCAAAGTTCTCATAATATCCAGAAATCTCTGAGCACTCAGAACAGACCTGCCAATAGTAAACCTTTATTTATGAGTGATGAATCCAGCCATGCAAGTAGGAAACAGAAGGATGTGTTGACAGTAGGGTCTAAAAACttggaagaggagcaggaggaatcaGACAGTGACAGCCCCCTGAAGGCTTCCCTAGAATCAAAAAGACAAACTTTCAAGAGGATCCGCAGACCGAGTTCTGGGTCAAGTTCTGATGATAGCGACTCAGATTCAGTCCAGCCACGAAAGAGAAAGGCTAAAACTATCTCCAGCAGTGACAGCATACAGATGTCTGGACGTTtcaaggagggaaagagtaaggaAAACCTGGAACAACACCAATTGGATTCAGAGGAGATGAGAGACTTGGAGAGACTGGACAAAAATGTGTGGGAATTCTTTGGCCACCCTGATGAGGATTTGCTAACCAACAAGGACGATGATGACAAGAGTTCACATGTAAGTATAGATGACCCGTCGCAGAAGAAAGACATCATTGAATTTGAAAATGATGCCCTAGTTCCATCCCTCCCATCAGATGAAGATATTCCAAGCACTGAGGATGTAATGCGTAATGTCCAGATGGACATGGATTTAGTGAAGAAGATGCGCCAGCAAGGTCAAGGAGACCCTGAAGTGATCTCCCTGATTTCTCAAGAGATACAAGAAACAGCACCTTCTACCCAGAAACCTACGTTTTCTGCTAGCACAAAGTCATTGTTTAACAAGGTTGACAAAAACCTGACAAAGGCTGAGGATCTGCTCTGTAGTGGCAACAGCCTGTTTGGTGGTATAGTCACACCAGTTGATGAACCAAAGTCCAATTCAACTAAAACCACTACTGTTGGCAACACAAGAACAAAATCTA ACAAAGAAAAAGCTGAGATGGTTGATGAATCAGATCGTGATACTGAAGAAGACACAGAAAACATGAGTCATAGCAGTGCTTACTCATCCCAGAGTGAGGCCATCAGCACCCAGAAACGGGAGGAAGTTAAG GATGAGGTGGAAATGCTAAAGGCCCGAGTGCGTGAGTTAGAAGCAGTggttaagaagaaagaaacagaggaatcGG CAAAGAGAAATGAAGACCCAGAAGATGATGTTTTACCCCCAACGTGTCCAACAGAAATTAGTGATACTGAGTCTGAAGAGCTTTTCTCAAGCCTTCCGGACTTAACGGCTTGCACACAGCCGAAGTTGCCGGTCTCagg ATTCGAGAAAAAGACTACAAAACTAAGCATGAGCGGACCCCCCATGCTTGTGTGCACAGGACTGAACTCATCAGAACTTAGCAAAGTGCAGGATCTTGTAAACAAATTAGCACCCCCGGGGACAAAGCTCATGAAGTCCTGGGTTGATGGGATTACCCATGTGGTGGTGAAGACTGATGCTGATCGAATGGCTCAGCGTACCTTAAAGTACCTGTATGGAGTCGCAAATGGGTGCTGGGTTGTCATGCTGGAATGGATCCTTGATTCAATCACGTTGAAGCAGCTCCAGAATGAG GAAGAGTATGAAGTGTTAGATTGCACAGGGGTTCCTGGGCCCCATCGAGCACGCACGACCATAACTCCTCTTTTCCACGGTTGTGAATTCTACCTCATACCACCTTTTATGGATGTTACTTTAGAGCAGCTTCAG gaGATGTTAGAGCAGTGTGGAGCTCGTGTTGTTGATTCTCTGCAAAAATTTAGTCAGAGTAAACAGTCCTTGAAGCTGATTGTACTGCAGACAGATGGCGATCATGAAACTGACA ACATCTGGAAAAAGCACAAGAAAGTGTGTGTTGCCCACGACTGGATCATTGAGTGCATTGGCATGTATGCGCGCATCTGCATCAGCCCCTACATCATAGGAAGCCCAAGCCAAAGCCACATTGTGGCCTCCAACCTGCCGTATGCCCTCATGCAGGAGACCCAGGAGTTGTAG